The Pseudomonadota bacterium region AACTTATATTACGATATCAGGAAGGGACGGTAATATGTGACTTTACACTTGAGAGAAGATTCCAGGGATTCAACGGGATTGCGCACGGAGGTATTGTAGCTGGGATACTTGACGAACTTATGTGGTGGACTATTGCTGTTGAAACAAGGAAGGCGTCTATGACCAGGAAAATGGAGGTTGAACTCCTGCAGCCGGTCAGATGCGATAAACATTATACAGCAAAGGGAAAACTGCTGAAACACGGACATGATACCTTCTGGGTTTCATGCACAATAGAAGATGATACGGGAAAGGCAACAGCTAAGGGAACGGCTGTTTTTAAACTCGCAAAAGACGTTGAATTGCATGATATGATAGATGATCTCGATTTTACGCGTGTTGCACCGGAAATAAGAGAAATTTTTACCGATATATCCACACACATATAACGCATATGTTAAAGAAGGGTTAAATTCCGTCCGCGCAAAACCTGATTTTAGGAGGATTCGGCAAATAGGCAGTATTAACATGAATTTACTAAAACAATACTCTTTAAGGTTGCATTGTATTACCTGTATATTTATCATGTCGTTTCTTCCAATAACTCATCATGCTGTCATGGCAGCCGAAATAAACGCACTCACCCCTTTGACGGAACATTTTTCGTTAGGCATAAAGACACGACATTTCTTTAACAGCCATACCTCATACGAATTCGGCAACCCATTTCCTCCATATCAGGCTCCTCTCAGCAGACTGGAATTCCCCTTGGATTCGTGGTGGGGCGGGGTAGAACTGAGGTTGAGCTACCCCAGATTCTCTATAGGCGGTGAAGTGCTCAGCAATGCGCTTGGGGATGCTAAAGGACGTTTCGTAGACTCGGATTGGGATGATGATGCTGCGCCTGCTCTTAAGACCATCTACAGTGAATCCAGTTGTCGTATGGAGCCCAGCTATATGGTCAGGGCCGATATAGATATGGAAGTCTCAGACTGGCTGGGGTTGCCTCAATGGTTCAGCCTGCGCCCGGTTGTGGGATTCCGTTATCAGAATTTTCACATGGTTACCCATGACGGGACACAGTACACACCCTTCGATGGGAAACCTCCTGTTGCCCTGCCGGGAAACGGGATTCGTTTTAAACAGACATACTGGCAATATTTTACTGGGATACGTTCAAATATCGATATAGGACAATTAACGAATATATCCTCCCTGAAGCTCCTTCTGCAACTCGACTGGGCTTACGTGGAAGGCAGCAACGAAGACCATCATCTATTCAGAGCAGGCAACAGGTTCACATATGAAAATACGTACGGATATGCATGGCATGCCTCTGTCGGTATTAAAAAAGGTTTGACAAACAACCTTACCCTGGGTCTTGAACTGGACTATCTCCGGATATCAACAACCGGCTCTCACCGTTTGGTCAACGATCCCCTTGGCATTGATTTCGGCTTTTCGCACGGGGTCAAGGTCTGGTCGGATCAATCAAACATTTCACTGTCTTTGGAATATAGATTTTAAATGTGTGTGGATACAGGAGGGACATCCTTAACGATTTCACTTTTTGTTTTGCTTTTGACCGAGGCGTTTTTTTTGATGAATAACAAGACAGGGCAAGCCTTTCCGGGGAGTTTAAATTTTGCTATCACTGTGATAGCAAAATTAAAAAGGCCTCGCGCCTTTACGAACAATCCCACCTTTTCCGATAAAAATATCCTTGCATTTTTATGAAGTTTGGAGGCAAACGTTTAAATTTGCCGAAGGCAAACAAATGGAAAGAAAAAGGGGCGGCATGGCAGGAAGAATTTCTTTGGCGGGGGAAGGATATTTACTTATTTGTGGGCATCCATTTTGCGAACATTCACACCCCGTCCCACAACTAGCTTCTGCTCCGATGATTTTGTGCATTTTGAGCAGTGAAGTGCACAAAATGCAGATTTTATGTGCAGTAGCTGTTGACTGTTTTGGCTGGGTCAAAACTCTCCGCTCTTTTCCGGCCAATACGATTTTTGATGGATAAAAAGGCGTGGGGAATTTTAACTATCTTTTATAAAGCTCTCTTCTGTGGCCTACTCGCAAGACCACAATATCTTTATCTTCCATATCAAAAATAATTCTGTAATCTCCTACTCTAAACCTGTAGCTGCCAAGGCTCGAATCCGTAAGGCTTTCAGCATAACTCAACGGATCATCCAAATAACGCATAAGCGCCTTGCCGATCCTTTTCTTTTCATTATCATCAAGTTTCTTAATATCTCTTTGGGCTCTTTGTGTATATACAAACCTGTATTTCACTCCCCGAAAACCTCTTTGTGGGTTTTAATTCTCCCTGTTTTGTAATCTGCCCTTGCCTCTCTGATACTTTCCAGATACTCAGGAGAAGTTGCCGCAAGAAGATCCTCCAGAAAGGAATCTCTTTCTTTTTTCTTCATTGTCTTTAT contains the following coding sequences:
- a CDS encoding PaaI family thioesterase — protein: MSKLPGYRKCFFCSKEEPTGVKLILRYQEGTVICDFTLERRFQGFNGIAHGGIVAGILDELMWWTIAVETRKASMTRKMEVELLQPVRCDKHYTAKGKLLKHGHDTFWVSCTIEDDTGKATAKGTAVFKLAKDVELHDMIDDLDFTRVAPEIREIFTDISTHI
- a CDS encoding omptin family outer membrane protease → MAAEINALTPLTEHFSLGIKTRHFFNSHTSYEFGNPFPPYQAPLSRLEFPLDSWWGGVELRLSYPRFSIGGEVLSNALGDAKGRFVDSDWDDDAAPALKTIYSESSCRMEPSYMVRADIDMEVSDWLGLPQWFSLRPVVGFRYQNFHMVTHDGTQYTPFDGKPPVALPGNGIRFKQTYWQYFTGIRSNIDIGQLTNISSLKLLLQLDWAYVEGSNEDHHLFRAGNRFTYENTYGYAWHASVGIKKGLTNNLTLGLELDYLRISTTGSHRLVNDPLGIDFGFSHGVKVWSDQSNISLSLEYRF
- a CDS encoding type II toxin-antitoxin system RelE/ParE family toxin, yielding MKYRFVYTQRAQRDIKKLDDNEKKRIGKALMRYLDDPLSYAESLTDSSLGSYRFRVGDYRIIFDMEDKDIVVLRVGHRRELYKR